In one Nocardioides sp. NBC_00368 genomic region, the following are encoded:
- the tal gene encoding transaldolase, with the protein MSDRLKALAEAGVSIWLDDLSRERIETGNLAELVKEKSVVGVTTNPTIFAAAIANGERYDEQLRSLVAEGKNVDEIIFGLTTRDVRNACDILAPVAEATKDDGRVSIEVEPTLANDTDATIASAKALWAEVDRPNALIKIPATLEGLPAITAAIAEGISVNVTLIFSVERYRAVMDAYLTGLEQAKAAGKDLSAIRSVASFFVSRVDTEIDKRLEAIGTPEASALLGKAAVANAIAAYAAFEEVHQSERWTALAGAGANAQRPLWASTGVKNPAYPDTLYVTDLVVADTVNTMPEKTMEAFADHGEVKGDVVTGKGAEAAAVFESLRSVGVDLDDVFEVLETEGVDKFKASWVELVDTVKGQIEAVK; encoded by the coding sequence ATGTCTGACCGTCTCAAGGCGCTGGCCGAGGCCGGCGTATCCATCTGGCTCGACGACCTCTCCCGCGAGCGGATCGAGACCGGCAACCTCGCCGAGCTCGTCAAGGAGAAGTCCGTCGTCGGGGTGACCACCAACCCGACCATCTTCGCCGCCGCGATCGCCAACGGCGAGCGCTACGACGAGCAGCTCCGCTCGCTCGTGGCCGAGGGCAAGAACGTCGACGAGATCATCTTCGGCCTCACCACCCGGGACGTACGCAACGCCTGCGACATCCTCGCCCCGGTCGCCGAGGCGACCAAGGACGACGGCCGGGTCTCGATCGAGGTCGAGCCGACCCTGGCCAACGACACCGACGCGACGATCGCCTCCGCCAAGGCGCTGTGGGCCGAGGTCGACCGCCCCAACGCGCTGATCAAGATCCCGGCGACCCTCGAGGGCCTGCCGGCGATCACCGCCGCGATCGCCGAGGGCATCTCGGTCAACGTGACCCTGATCTTCTCGGTCGAGCGCTACCGCGCGGTGATGGACGCCTACCTGACCGGTCTGGAGCAGGCCAAGGCCGCCGGCAAGGACTTGTCCGCGATCCGCAGCGTCGCCTCGTTCTTCGTCTCCCGCGTGGACACCGAGATCGACAAGCGGCTCGAGGCCATCGGCACGCCCGAGGCCAGCGCGCTGCTGGGCAAGGCCGCGGTGGCCAACGCCATCGCTGCGTACGCCGCCTTCGAGGAGGTGCACCAGAGCGAGCGCTGGACCGCGCTGGCCGGCGCGGGCGCCAACGCCCAGCGGCCGCTGTGGGCCTCGACCGGCGTCAAGAACCCGGCCTACCCCGACACCCTCTACGTCACCGACCTGGTCGTCGCCGACACCGTCAACACCATGCCGGAGAAGACCATGGAGGCCTTCGCCGACCACGGTGAGGTCAAGGGCGACGTCGTCACCGGCAAGGGCGCCGAGGCCGCCGCCGTCTTCGAGTCGCTGCGCTCGGTCGGGGTCGACCTCGACGACGTCTTCGAGGTGCTGGAGACCGAGGGCGTGGACAAGTTCAAGGCCTCCTGGGTCGAGCTCGTCGACACCGTCAAGGGCCAGATCGAGGCGGTCAAGTAG
- the tkt gene encoding transketolase gives MSTKPVLEWTDLDSKAVDTVRVLAMDSVQKVGNGHPGTAMSLAPAAYLLFQKVMKHNPADTDWLGRDRFVLSVGHSSVTLYIQLYLGGFGLELGDLESLRTWGSLTPGHPERGHTRGVEVTTGPLGQGVANAVGIAMAQRRLRGLLDPDTPVDQPSPFDHKTYVLAGDGDLQEGVSGEASSIAGTQKLGNLTMIYDANRISIEGDTNVAFTEDVAARYRAYGWHVQEVDWTHDGTGYTEDVPALFDAINAAAEVTDQPSLIVLRTIIAWPAPNAQNTEAAHGSALGVEEVAATKKVLGFDPAKSFDVDPEVLAHTRKLIERGEKAEEAWRAEEAAWAEANPERAKLLERMQAGELPDGIADALPFFEADAKGIATRAASGKVINALAPVLPELWGGSADLAGSNNTTISGAPSFVPEDRSTHEWKGDPYAGRVLHFGIREHAMGAILNGIVAHSPTKAFGGTFFQFSDYMRGAVRVGALSKLPVIHVWTHDSVGLGEDGPTHQPVEHLAAVRAIPGLDVVRPADANETAAAWLEVLKHHDRPSALILTRQALPTFPRGVDGYATTEGVAKGGYVLLDSPTGTVDVVLLGTGSEVQYAVAAREELAKEGIGARVVSLPCLEWFDAQDQDYRDSVIPPNVKARVSVEAGVKQGWREYVGDAGRIVSLEHFGASASGALLFKEYGFTPEAVVTAAKESLAAINKGA, from the coding sequence GTGAGCACCAAACCTGTACTCGAGTGGACCGATCTGGACAGCAAGGCCGTGGACACCGTCCGCGTTCTCGCCATGGACTCCGTGCAGAAGGTCGGCAACGGCCACCCTGGCACCGCGATGAGCCTGGCGCCGGCGGCGTACCTGCTCTTCCAGAAGGTGATGAAGCACAACCCCGCCGACACCGACTGGCTCGGCCGTGACCGGTTCGTGCTCTCCGTCGGCCACTCGAGCGTGACCCTCTACATCCAGCTCTACCTCGGCGGCTTCGGCCTCGAGCTCGGCGACCTGGAGAGCCTGCGCACCTGGGGCTCGCTGACCCCGGGTCACCCCGAGCGCGGCCACACCCGCGGCGTGGAGGTGACCACCGGCCCGCTCGGCCAGGGTGTCGCCAACGCCGTCGGCATCGCGATGGCCCAGCGCCGGCTGCGCGGCCTGCTCGACCCGGACACCCCGGTCGACCAGCCGAGCCCGTTCGACCACAAGACCTACGTCCTGGCCGGTGACGGCGACCTGCAGGAGGGCGTCAGCGGCGAGGCCAGCTCGATCGCCGGCACGCAGAAGCTCGGCAACCTCACGATGATCTACGACGCCAACCGGATCTCGATCGAGGGTGACACCAACGTCGCGTTCACCGAGGACGTCGCCGCCCGCTACCGCGCCTACGGCTGGCACGTCCAGGAGGTCGACTGGACCCACGACGGCACCGGCTACACCGAGGACGTGCCGGCGCTCTTCGACGCGATCAACGCCGCTGCCGAGGTCACCGACCAGCCGTCGCTGATCGTGCTGCGTACGATCATCGCCTGGCCGGCCCCCAACGCGCAGAACACCGAGGCCGCGCACGGCTCGGCGCTCGGCGTCGAGGAGGTCGCCGCGACCAAGAAGGTGCTGGGCTTCGACCCGGCCAAGTCCTTCGACGTCGACCCCGAGGTGCTCGCCCACACCCGCAAGCTCATCGAGCGCGGCGAGAAGGCCGAGGAGGCCTGGCGTGCCGAGGAGGCCGCCTGGGCCGAGGCCAACCCGGAGCGCGCGAAGCTGCTCGAGCGGATGCAGGCCGGGGAGCTCCCCGACGGCATCGCCGACGCGCTGCCGTTCTTCGAGGCCGACGCCAAGGGCATCGCCACCCGTGCCGCCTCCGGCAAGGTGATCAACGCCCTCGCCCCGGTGCTGCCCGAGCTGTGGGGCGGCTCGGCCGACCTCGCCGGCTCCAACAACACCACGATCTCCGGTGCGCCGAGCTTCGTGCCCGAGGACCGCTCGACCCACGAGTGGAAGGGCGACCCCTACGCCGGCCGCGTGCTCCACTTCGGCATCCGCGAGCACGCCATGGGCGCGATCCTCAACGGCATCGTTGCCCACTCGCCCACCAAGGCCTTCGGCGGCACGTTCTTCCAGTTCTCCGACTACATGCGCGGCGCCGTACGCGTCGGGGCGCTGTCCAAGCTGCCGGTGATCCACGTCTGGACCCACGACTCCGTCGGCCTGGGTGAGGACGGCCCGACCCACCAGCCGGTCGAGCACCTCGCCGCGGTCCGGGCCATCCCGGGCCTCGACGTGGTCCGGCCCGCCGACGCCAACGAGACCGCCGCCGCGTGGCTCGAGGTGCTCAAGCACCACGACCGCCCCTCGGCGCTCATCCTGACCCGTCAGGCGCTGCCGACGTTCCCGCGCGGGGTCGACGGCTACGCGACCACGGAGGGTGTGGCGAAGGGTGGCTACGTACTCCTCGACTCCCCCACCGGGACCGTCGACGTCGTGCTGCTCGGCACCGGCTCCGAGGTGCAGTACGCCGTCGCCGCCCGCGAGGAGCTGGCGAAGGAGGGCATCGGCGCCCGCGTGGTCTCGCTGCCCTGCCTGGAGTGGTTCGACGCCCAGGACCAGGACTACCGCGACTCGGTGATCCCGCCCAACGTCAAGGCGCGCGTCAGCGTCGAGGCGGGCGTGAAGCAGGGCTGGCGGGAGTACGTCGGCGACGCCGGCCGGATCGTCTCGCTGGAGCACTTCGGTGCCTCGGCGTCCGGGGCGCTGCTGTTCAAGGAGTACGGCTTCACCCCCGAGGCGGTCGTCACGGCCGCCAAGGAGAGCCTCGCCGCCATCAACAAGGGAGCATGA